CTGCTGAATGTCCAAGTCAGGATCAGGGATTGAGCCCATAATCTTAGTTAAACTAAAGAGACATGTGTTATCATCTAAGCATTGTTGGTTcctataatattgtttttggAAAATACAAACAAACTCTTTtgtcaataaattttttatcaatggaaaagagaaattcattAATTGTTGTTTAGGATATTACAATAATATATACCAAAAAGTTAGGGGCATATACCTATACCAATTGTCTTCATATGATATGagcattatatataattatataaagccAAAGAAGACCAGCTTGGTACCATGGCAGCAATATATTTCTAATTCCTTAACAGAAACCAATTAGTACTTTGTCTTCCTCTATAGAGAGAAAGTGGATTCTTGTTTACTTTAACACAAAATAGCTTTTAGTGTGGTCCACTATCATtaacaagaaaagaaagataTCATAGAACCTTCTATTTGATTATAACAGTTAGTTTGTATTGAAATGTCAAATATTTCAGGTGATGAAGGAAGCTTCTCCTCAGGAAACAATGGAGAAGAAGTATATGATGAAAGTAAGCTGCAACAAGTGCAAAATAATCTCAATGACACAGATTCAGGACCATCTGGTGCTTCTAATAGCAATAGCTCAACTAATCAACAACAAATCAAGAAGAAAAGAAACCTTCCTGGAACACCAGGCAGATATTTAACTATACTCCTAATCctaattatattataattttatatagttGCAAGTTTcataataagttataagtgcttatcattaagtgcttatgtataagctattttagtGGCAAAAAGATagaataaagtcaaattgtttcgatataagctataagttgttttcttgCTAGTTTCAATAGTAGTTGGTTGGTCTTGAGCACTTACTCAGACCTTCCAAGTCTCAGTATTGAAACCGGCATTCCACAAGAGAAcgatataagttgttttcataagccaTCTTAAAGAGTTTATGGAAATATGCTAAAAACAACTTTTGTATATTCACGagtttttttccttcataatcTATCtgaaacagtctcacaagtgtttaagtcagtagataaactcaaataagtcaaacAAAACAAGACGGAAGACAACTGCTGCCTTATGCAATGATAGAATTTCTGCAAGTGCATAGAATCTAACTTTCAAGCTATTCAATGAGTTAATTGAAAAGAAATCATCATCATGAAATAACAATAAATTTCATGCATGTTGTTACACTTGTGGAGTATCTAATTGTTCAATTTTCCCTTGTTTTCAGAAGTTTTATAATAATCATGTAGAGTGTATAAATTCCTAGCATGTTATTGTTATATATGCCAAAGTACTCCTATTAATGGATGATGTATTTTGATGAAATAGATCCTAGTGCTGAAGTTGTTGCATTATCACCAACAACATTAATGGCAACAAATAGATTTGTGTGTGAGATATGCAACAAAGGGTTTCAGAGGGACCAAAATCTTCAGTTACACCGAAGAGGTCACAATCTTCCATGGAAACTTAGGCAAAGAACAAGCGCAGAGGTGAAGAAAAAGGTGTATGTCTGCCCTGAACCATCATGTGTCCATCATAACCCAGCTCGTGCATTAGGCGACCTTACTGGCATCAAAAAACATTTTAGCCGCAAACATGGCGAAAAGAAATGGAAATGTGACAAGTGCTCTAAAAGATATGCTGTTCAATCTGATTGGAAAGCACACCAGAAAACTTGTGGTACAAGGGAATACAAATGTGATTGTGGAACCATATTTTCTAGGTACTACTCTTACATTCAAATTGTTCCATCTTATTTTCGCGCCAAGTTTTGTTTCAAATATTTGTGCATGCGTAAAGAATTAAGGTGTAAAAATAACAATCGGTTTAATGAATTTGTCAGAATTAAGGTGTGTTACACTGATTTTgataaaaactatatttttgaGCTTCAACTAAGTTTATGTTTGGTATCACCATGAATATGCCATAATCAAGTTGATTCACCGTGATTTTGCAGAAGCTACATAGTGTAGCTTTTGGAAAATCACGCTAGACCACTGTGATTCCAAACATGCATTTCAAATTCAACTATTAAAATATCTTGTGACTTGTGATGTGATCCGattttttttctgcataatgCAGGAGAGATAGTTTTATAACTCACAGAGCTTTCTGTGATGCATTAACTGAAGAAAACAACAGAGTGAACCAAGGATTAACTAGTGGCATGCCACCAAATTTACAAAATCAAATGCATGATCCTATCTCTTCTATGCCTCTAAAACCAAATTCCAACACTTCATCAGAATTAAACAATGAATATGACCCTAAAAACTCACTAAAATCTCCAACTCAAGAACATGTTCCAACACCATTTAGATCAAATAATGCATGTGGTGGCATGTTTTCCACTAGTGCAGGTGCACTTTTTGGAGGCCCAAAAACCTTACCTCCCTCTTCTTCATCCCTTCAACTCAGTTCCAATAGTTTCAATTACTTCAATGACAATAAAACCGGAGGACTAATTTGTGGCTCGGCTCAAATGTCAGCAACCGCTTTATTACAAAAAGCGGCACAAATAGGTTCTACTTCAAGCAATAGTGGTAATTGTAATTCCTCCATGATGCAGAAAAGCTTTGTTAGTAGTATGATTAGTCCTAATCATGTTTCTGGTCCAATCATGATGAACCAACCCTCTTATGAACACTTTAATCCACTAAACCATAATGATTTAACTAACATGGCTGGTGTTAGTGGTGGTGGAGCATTCACAAATCAACTATTTCAAAACAATACTAATGATATTGGAATGTTTAGTCAAATATCAATGGGAAATGATCAAAGTAGTGGATTGATGAAGAATATGGCAGAGAGTAACCAATTAGTTCATGATTTCTTGGGAATTGGTGGTTCAAATTCAAGTTTGCATGAAACACAACAGCAACAAAGATTGGAAGCATTAACTCATCAGAGGTTGGAAATTATGAAtgattttcatcatcatcagcaTCATCTTCCACATGATGATTCTGTCATGGAGAAATCAATTTGGGATGTTTGAGTGGTCAAAAAAATCATGTTGAGCTTTGATCTTAATTACAGTGAATTGGCTAAGAAAGTGTGGAAGGTTTTTATGTTTAGATTATGTTCTTGAATAgggagaaaaaataataatttatataggA
This genomic interval from Trifolium pratense cultivar HEN17-A07 linkage group LG6, ARS_RC_1.1, whole genome shotgun sequence contains the following:
- the LOC123891273 gene encoding zinc finger protein GAI-ASSOCIATED FACTOR 1-like; this translates as MSNISGDEGSFSSGNNGEEVYDESKLQQVQNNLNDTDSGPSGASNSNSSTNQQQIKKKRNLPGTPDPSAEVVALSPTTLMATNRFVCEICNKGFQRDQNLQLHRRGHNLPWKLRQRTSAEVKKKVYVCPEPSCVHHNPARALGDLTGIKKHFSRKHGEKKWKCDKCSKRYAVQSDWKAHQKTCGTREYKCDCGTIFSRRDSFITHRAFCDALTEENNRVNQGLTSGMPPNLQNQMHDPISSMPLKPNSNTSSELNNEYDPKNSLKSPTQEHVPTPFRSNNACGGMFSTSAGALFGGPKTLPPSSSSLQLSSNSFNYFNDNKTGGLICGSAQMSATALLQKAAQIGSTSSNSGNCNSSMMQKSFVSSMISPNHVSGPIMMNQPSYEHFNPLNHNDLTNMAGVSGGGAFTNQLFQNNTNDIGMFSQISMGNDQSSGLMKNMAESNQLVHDFLGIGGSNSSLHETQQQQRLEALTHQRLEIMNDFHHHQHHLPHDDSVMEKSIWDV